From one Marmota flaviventris isolate mMarFla1 chromosome 1, mMarFla1.hap1, whole genome shotgun sequence genomic stretch:
- the Yju2b gene encoding probable splicing factor YJU2B → MGERKGVNKYYPPDFNPEKHGSLNRYHNSHPLRERARKLSQGILVIRFEMPYNIWCDGCKNHIGMGVRYNAEKKKVGNYYTTPIYRFRMKCHLCVNYIEMQTDPANCDYVIVSGAQRKEERWDMADNEQVLTTEHEKKQRLEADAMFRLEHGEADRSALKKALPTLSHIQEAQSAWKDDFALNSMLRRRFREKKKAIQEEEERDQALQAKASLAIPLVPETEDDRRLASLLRFHTLDSYEDKQKLKRTEIISRSWFPSAPGPGSASSKASSVLKKLAQGRRSAPSSCPVTVEDLGIVRRPRDIPGSPQPTAEKAKSREPQAPQGTTQDRPASSQDGSEETANPKTCGQWGQEGNGQDKSRPPSGSSQEAPDPPGTPQPGSLSSSLVADYSDSESE, encoded by the exons ATG GGTGAAAGGAAAGGTGTCAACAAGTACTACCCTCCGGACTTCAACCCCGAGAAG CATGGCTCCCTCAATCGATACCACAACAGCCACCCGCTTCGGGAGCGGGCCCGGAAGCTGTCCCAAGGCATCCTCGTCATCCG ATTCGAGATGCCGTATAACATCTGGTGCGACGGCTGCAAGAACCACATCGGCATGG GTGTGCGGTACaatgcagagaaaaagaaagtgggCAACTACTACACGACCCCCATCTACAG GTTCCGGATGAAATGCCACCTGTGCGTCAACTACATCGAGATGCAGACAGACCCCGCCAACTGTGACTATGTGATCGTGAGCGGCGCCCAGCGCAAGGAGGAACGCTGGGACATGGCGGACAACGAGCAGGTGCTGACCACAG AGCACGAGAAGAAGCAGAGGCTGGAGGCGGATGCCATGTTCCGCCTGGAGCACGGGGAGGCGGACCGCAGCGCGCTCAAGAAGGCCCTGCCCACGCTGAGCCACATCCAGGAGGCCCAGAGCGCGTGGAAGGACGACTTCGCCCTCAACAGCATGCTGCGGCGGAGGTTCCGG gaaaagaaaaaagccatccaggaggaggaggagagggaccAGGCCCTGCAggccaaggccagcctggccatCCCTCTGGTGCCCGAGACGGAGGACGACCGCAGGCTGGCCTCCCTGCTCAGGTTCCACACCCTGGACT CCTACGAGGACAAGCAGAAACTCAAGCGCACGGAGATCATCAGCCGCTCCTGGTTCCCCTCCGCCCCGGGCCCCGGCAGCGCCAGCAGCAAGGCCAGCAGCGTCCTGAAGAAGCTGGCCCAGGGCCGCAGGAGCGCACCCAGCAGTTGCCCCGTCACCGTGGAGGACCTGGGCATCGTGCGGCGGCCTCGAGACATCCCCGGGAGCCCCCAGCCCACGGCCGAGAAGGCCAAGTCCAGGGAGCCGCAGGCACCTCAGGGGACCACCCAGGACAGACCCGCGTCCTCCCAGGACGGCTCTGAGGAGACAGCGAACCCCAAGACCTGCGGACAGTGGGGGCAGGAGGGGAACGGTCAGGACAAGTCCCGGCCCCCATCAGGCTCCTCCCAGGAGGCACCGGACCCTCCAGGCACACCGCAGCCCGGCAGCCTGAGCTCCTCTCTGGTGGCCGACTACTCTGACTCCGAGAGTGAATGA
- the Mri1 gene encoding methylthioribose-1-phosphate isomerase isoform X1, translated as MPLEAIRYSRGSLQILDQLLLPQQSRYEAVGSVTQAWEAIRAMKVRGAPAIALVGCLSLAVELQAGAGGPGLAPLVDFVRDRLSFLVTARPTAVNMARAARDLADAAAQEAEQEGATEEAVRERWLQPHLSPQCSLTMPGSLLPQGLGTCTCYKPRNPGAWGFRVIRCAEDMLEKDLRDNQSIGDLGAHHILERAAPAGGKVTVLTHCNTGALATAGYGTALGVIRSLHNLGRLERTFCTETRPYNQGARLTAFELVYEHIPATLITDSMAAAAMAHRGVSAVVVGADRVVANGDTANKVGTYQLAIAAKHHGIPFYVAAPSSSCDLRLQTGQEIVIEERPGQELTDVNGVRIAAPGIEVWNPAFDVTPHDLITGGIVTELGVFAPAELRTALSTTVS; from the exons ATGCCGCTGGAGGCCATACGCTACTCGCGGGGCTCGCTGCAGATCCTCGACCAGCTGCTGCTGCCCCAGCAGAGCCGCTACGAAGCGGTGGGCTCGGTGACGCAGGCCTGGGAGGCCATCCGCGCCATGAAG GTGCGGGGCGCCCCGGCCATCGCCCTGGTGGGCTGCCTCAGCCTCGCCGTGGAGCTCCAGGCGGGCGCCGGGGGGCCGGGTCTTGCCCCTCTGGTGGACTTCGTGCGCGACAGGCTGAGCTTCCTCGTGACCGCCCGGCCCACCGCTGTCAACATGGCCCGCGCTGCTCGCGACCTGGCGGACGCcgcagctcaggaggcggagcAAGAGGGCGCCACCGAGGAGGCGGTCCGGGAGAG gtGGCTCCAGCCACACCTTTCTCCTCAGTGTTCCTTGACTATGCCAGGCtcactcctgcctcagggccttggcACATGCACTTGCTACAAGCCACGTAATCCCGGAGCTTGGGGTTTCAG AGTCATCCGCTGCGCTGAGGACATGCTGGAGAAAGACCTCAGAGACAACCAGAGCATCGGGGACCTGGGAGCCCACCACATCCTGGAGCGGGCAGCCCCTGCCGGGGGCAAGGTGACCGTGCTGACCCACTGCAACACTGGTGCACTGGCCACTGCTGGCTACGGCACGGCCCTAG GTGTGATTCGCTCCCTGCACAACCTGGGCCGCCTGGAGCGCACCTTCTGCACAGAGACGCGGCCCTACAACCAGGGAGCCCGGCTGACGGCCTTTGAGCTGGTTTATGAGCACATCCCCGCCACCCTCATCACCGACAGCATGGCGGCCGCCGCCATGGCGCACCGGGGAGTGTCAG CCGTTGTCGTGGGAGCCGACCGCGTGGTCGCTAACGGTGACACAGCCAACAAAGTGGGCACCTACCAGCTGGCCATTGCCGCCAAGCACCACGGCATCCCCTTCTACGTGGCCGCCCCCAGCTCCTCATGCGACCTCCGCCTGCAGACGGGCCAGGAGATTGTCATCGAGGAGCGGCCCGGCCAGGAGCTGACCGACGTCAACGGGGTCAGGATCGCAGCACCCG gAATTGAGGTTTGGAACCCTGCCTTTGACGTTACCCCCCATGACCTCATCACCGGCGGCATCGTCACCGAGCTGGGTGTCTTCGCCCCGGCCGAGCTCCGGACCGCCCTGAGCACCACCGTCTCCTAG
- the C1H19orf53 gene encoding leydig cell tumor 10 kDa protein homolog: MAQGQRKFQAQKPAKSKTAAAASERNRGPRKGGRVIAPKKARIVQQRKLKKDLEVGIRKKIEHDVVMKASSSLPKRLALLRAPAKKKGASATSRKSS, encoded by the exons ATGGCGCAGGGGCAGCGCAAGTTTCAGGCGCAGAAGCCGGCGAAGAGTAAAACTGCAGCGGCGGCCTCGGAGCGGAACCGCGGGCCGCGGAAAGGAG GACGCGTTATCGCCCCCAAGAAGGCGCGCATCGTGCAGCAGCGGAAGCTCAAGAAG GACCTGGAGGTTGGGATTCGGAAGAAGATCGAACACGACGTGGTGATGAAAGCGAGCTCCAGTCTGCCCAAGAGGCTGGCGCTGCTGCGGGCCCCAGCCAAGAAGAAGGGGGCCTCTGCCACCTCCAGGAAATCCTCCTGA
- the Mri1 gene encoding methylthioribose-1-phosphate isomerase isoform X2, whose translation MPLEAIRYSRGSLQILDQLLLPQQSRYEAVGSVTQAWEAIRAMKVRGAPAIALVGCLSLAVELQAGAGGPGLAPLVDFVRDRLSFLVTARPTAVNMARAARDLADAAAQEAEQEGATEEAVRERVIRCAEDMLEKDLRDNQSIGDLGAHHILERAAPAGGKVTVLTHCNTGALATAGYGTALGVIRSLHNLGRLERTFCTETRPYNQGARLTAFELVYEHIPATLITDSMAAAAMAHRGVSAVVVGADRVVANGDTANKVGTYQLAIAAKHHGIPFYVAAPSSSCDLRLQTGQEIVIEERPGQELTDVNGVRIAAPGIEVWNPAFDVTPHDLITGGIVTELGVFAPAELRTALSTTVS comes from the exons ATGCCGCTGGAGGCCATACGCTACTCGCGGGGCTCGCTGCAGATCCTCGACCAGCTGCTGCTGCCCCAGCAGAGCCGCTACGAAGCGGTGGGCTCGGTGACGCAGGCCTGGGAGGCCATCCGCGCCATGAAG GTGCGGGGCGCCCCGGCCATCGCCCTGGTGGGCTGCCTCAGCCTCGCCGTGGAGCTCCAGGCGGGCGCCGGGGGGCCGGGTCTTGCCCCTCTGGTGGACTTCGTGCGCGACAGGCTGAGCTTCCTCGTGACCGCCCGGCCCACCGCTGTCAACATGGCCCGCGCTGCTCGCGACCTGGCGGACGCcgcagctcaggaggcggagcAAGAGGGCGCCACCGAGGAGGCGGTCCGGGAGAG AGTCATCCGCTGCGCTGAGGACATGCTGGAGAAAGACCTCAGAGACAACCAGAGCATCGGGGACCTGGGAGCCCACCACATCCTGGAGCGGGCAGCCCCTGCCGGGGGCAAGGTGACCGTGCTGACCCACTGCAACACTGGTGCACTGGCCACTGCTGGCTACGGCACGGCCCTAG GTGTGATTCGCTCCCTGCACAACCTGGGCCGCCTGGAGCGCACCTTCTGCACAGAGACGCGGCCCTACAACCAGGGAGCCCGGCTGACGGCCTTTGAGCTGGTTTATGAGCACATCCCCGCCACCCTCATCACCGACAGCATGGCGGCCGCCGCCATGGCGCACCGGGGAGTGTCAG CCGTTGTCGTGGGAGCCGACCGCGTGGTCGCTAACGGTGACACAGCCAACAAAGTGGGCACCTACCAGCTGGCCATTGCCGCCAAGCACCACGGCATCCCCTTCTACGTGGCCGCCCCCAGCTCCTCATGCGACCTCCGCCTGCAGACGGGCCAGGAGATTGTCATCGAGGAGCGGCCCGGCCAGGAGCTGACCGACGTCAACGGGGTCAGGATCGCAGCACCCG gAATTGAGGTTTGGAACCCTGCCTTTGACGTTACCCCCCATGACCTCATCACCGGCGGCATCGTCACCGAGCTGGGTGTCTTCGCCCCGGCCGAGCTCCGGACCGCCCTGAGCACCACCGTCTCCTAG